One window of Vitis riparia cultivar Riparia Gloire de Montpellier isolate 1030 chromosome 5, EGFV_Vit.rip_1.0, whole genome shotgun sequence genomic DNA carries:
- the LOC117914865 gene encoding E3 ubiquitin-protein ligase RHF1A-like isoform X1, which translates to MLTLCVWTIYNMGVSCMFLFLLLPACLLADGYAVLPKDKSNIFLVNCKITNCRHEYHLQCILEWSQRSKECPICWQFLVLQDPTSQELLAAVEGERSPRSRNSSPTESTFLHHFQGDFGYDHDASYSDDSDLDEHIMQHVVAAASGAPYVHRRERQRSSGLGPSESLVFPPTDVPDVQTINTPSPEEYQNSGSVSSESNSPAHSDQSAINAQPLSSGVPSVVNMVSSTAANRDGLAKPRVIFDQPLPSSPRRPSPSDLLSFSDSIKSRLSAASARYKESISKGTRGFKEKLLSRNNSVKELSKGVQREMNAGIASVTRMIERLDPILKRTGASNPDSSFTGGTSNVSHKGKGVQENVITPSGNNGEISNDLSPDASPLASVTISDRVEVFPLQSGQ; encoded by the exons ATGCTCACACTGTGCGTTTGGACAATTTACAACATGGGTGTATCATGTATGTTTCTGTTTTTGCTGTTGCCTGCTTGTCTTCTTGCTGATGGCTATGCGGTGCTACCGAAGGACAAAAGCAACATTTTTCTTGTTAACTGTAAA aTTACCAACTGCAGGCATGAATATCATCTTCAGTGTATTCTTGAATG GTCACAAAGAAGCAAAGAATGCCCAATTTGCTGGCAGTTTCTTGTCTTGCAAGACCCTACCAG CCAGGAGCTACTTGCAGCAGTGGAGGGTGAAAGGAGCCCAAGGTCAAGGAACTCATCCCCCACAGAATCCAcatttcttcatcatttccagGGAGATTTTGGTTATGATCAT GATGCTTCTTACTCGGATGACTCCGATCTCGATGAGCATATTATGCAGCATGTAGTTGCTGCAGCAAGTGGAGCCCCTTATGTTCACAGAAGGGAAAGGCAGAGATCTTCTGGTCTTGGTCCTTCTGAAAGTCTTGTTTTTCCTCCTACAGATGTGCCTGATGTGCAGACAATAAACACTCCGTCACCAGAAGAATATCAAAATTCAGGCAGTGTGTCATCTGAAAGCAATTCCCCAGCCCACAGCGATCAATCTGCTATCAATGCTCAACCTCTGTCATCAGGGGTTCCCTCTGTTGTGAATATGGTGTCTAGCACAGCTGCCAACAGAGATGGTCTAGCTAAACCCAG AGTTATTTTTGACCAGCCACTGCCTAGTAGTCCGAGGAGACCAAGCCCATCTgacttgctttctttttctgaCTCAATTAAATCTAGACTTTCGGCTGCTTCAGCAAG ATACAAGGAATCGATCTCAAAAGGTACACGAGGTTTCAAGGAAAAACTACTTTCACGTAATAACTCAGTCAAGGAGCTGAGCAAAGGAGTTCAGCGTGAGATGAATGCAGGTATTGCTAGTGTTACAAGGATGATTGAGCGCCTAGATCCTATCTTAAAACGCACTGGAGCATCTAATCCTGATTCCAGCTTTACTGGGGGAACCTCAAATGTCTCTCATAAGGGGAAGGGTGTGCAAGAAAATGTGATCACTCCTAGTGGAAATAATGGGGAAATCTCAAATGATTTGAGTCCTGATGCATCACCTCTTGCTTCGGTTACCATCTCAGACCGAGTTGAAGTTTTTCCTTtgcag agcGGACAATGA
- the LOC117914865 gene encoding E3 ubiquitin-protein ligase RHF1A-like isoform X3 yields the protein MTLPRILVVFVSSRSAPTILLLSQRSKECPICWQFLVLQDPTSQELLAAVEGERSPRSRNSSPTESTFLHHFQGDFGYDHDASYSDDSDLDEHIMQHVVAAASGAPYVHRRERQRSSGLGPSESLVFPPTDVPDVQTINTPSPEEYQNSGSVSSESNSPAHSDQSAINAQPLSSGVPSVVNMVSSTAANRDGLAKPRVIFDQPLPSSPRRPSPSDLLSFSDSIKSRLSAASARYKESISKGTRGFKEKLLSRNNSVKELSKGVQREMNAGIASVTRMIERLDPILKRTGASNPDSSFTGGTSNVSHKGKGVQENVITPSGNNGEISNDLSPDASPLASVTISDRVEVFPLQSGQ from the exons ATGACGCTTCCGAGGATTCTTGTAGTATTTGTCTCGAGCCGTTCAGCACCGACGATCCTGCTACT GTCACAAAGAAGCAAAGAATGCCCAATTTGCTGGCAGTTTCTTGTCTTGCAAGACCCTACCAG CCAGGAGCTACTTGCAGCAGTGGAGGGTGAAAGGAGCCCAAGGTCAAGGAACTCATCCCCCACAGAATCCAcatttcttcatcatttccagGGAGATTTTGGTTATGATCAT GATGCTTCTTACTCGGATGACTCCGATCTCGATGAGCATATTATGCAGCATGTAGTTGCTGCAGCAAGTGGAGCCCCTTATGTTCACAGAAGGGAAAGGCAGAGATCTTCTGGTCTTGGTCCTTCTGAAAGTCTTGTTTTTCCTCCTACAGATGTGCCTGATGTGCAGACAATAAACACTCCGTCACCAGAAGAATATCAAAATTCAGGCAGTGTGTCATCTGAAAGCAATTCCCCAGCCCACAGCGATCAATCTGCTATCAATGCTCAACCTCTGTCATCAGGGGTTCCCTCTGTTGTGAATATGGTGTCTAGCACAGCTGCCAACAGAGATGGTCTAGCTAAACCCAG AGTTATTTTTGACCAGCCACTGCCTAGTAGTCCGAGGAGACCAAGCCCATCTgacttgctttctttttctgaCTCAATTAAATCTAGACTTTCGGCTGCTTCAGCAAG ATACAAGGAATCGATCTCAAAAGGTACACGAGGTTTCAAGGAAAAACTACTTTCACGTAATAACTCAGTCAAGGAGCTGAGCAAAGGAGTTCAGCGTGAGATGAATGCAGGTATTGCTAGTGTTACAAGGATGATTGAGCGCCTAGATCCTATCTTAAAACGCACTGGAGCATCTAATCCTGATTCCAGCTTTACTGGGGGAACCTCAAATGTCTCTCATAAGGGGAAGGGTGTGCAAGAAAATGTGATCACTCCTAGTGGAAATAATGGGGAAATCTCAAATGATTTGAGTCCTGATGCATCACCTCTTGCTTCGGTTACCATCTCAGACCGAGTTGAAGTTTTTCCTTtgcag agcGGACAATGA
- the LOC117914865 gene encoding E3 ubiquitin-protein ligase RHF1A-like isoform X2: MADLTSSDNPIFLSEFSAGAADDASEDSCSICLEPFSTDDPATITNCRHEYHLQCILEWSQRSKECPICWQFLVLQDPTSQELLAAVEGERSPRSRNSSPTESTFLHHFQGDFGYDHDASYSDDSDLDEHIMQHVVAAASGAPYVHRRERQRSSGLGPSESLVFPPTDVPDVQTINTPSPEEYQNSGSVSSESNSPAHSDQSAINAQPLSSGVPSVVNMVSSTAANRDGLAKPRVIFDQPLPSSPRRPSPSDLLSFSDSIKSRLSAASARYKESISKGTRGFKEKLLSRNNSVKELSKGVQREMNAGIASVTRMIERLDPILKRTGASNPDSSFTGGTSNVSHKGKGVQENVITPSGNNGEISNDLSPDASPLASVTISDRVEVFPLQSGQ, encoded by the exons ATGGCGGACTTAACTTCTTCTGACAATCCGATCTTCCTGTCGGAGTTCTCCGCCGGAGCTGCCGATGACGCTTCCGAGGATTCTTGTAGTATTTGTCTCGAGCCGTTCAGCACCGACGATCCTGCTACT aTTACCAACTGCAGGCATGAATATCATCTTCAGTGTATTCTTGAATG GTCACAAAGAAGCAAAGAATGCCCAATTTGCTGGCAGTTTCTTGTCTTGCAAGACCCTACCAG CCAGGAGCTACTTGCAGCAGTGGAGGGTGAAAGGAGCCCAAGGTCAAGGAACTCATCCCCCACAGAATCCAcatttcttcatcatttccagGGAGATTTTGGTTATGATCAT GATGCTTCTTACTCGGATGACTCCGATCTCGATGAGCATATTATGCAGCATGTAGTTGCTGCAGCAAGTGGAGCCCCTTATGTTCACAGAAGGGAAAGGCAGAGATCTTCTGGTCTTGGTCCTTCTGAAAGTCTTGTTTTTCCTCCTACAGATGTGCCTGATGTGCAGACAATAAACACTCCGTCACCAGAAGAATATCAAAATTCAGGCAGTGTGTCATCTGAAAGCAATTCCCCAGCCCACAGCGATCAATCTGCTATCAATGCTCAACCTCTGTCATCAGGGGTTCCCTCTGTTGTGAATATGGTGTCTAGCACAGCTGCCAACAGAGATGGTCTAGCTAAACCCAG AGTTATTTTTGACCAGCCACTGCCTAGTAGTCCGAGGAGACCAAGCCCATCTgacttgctttctttttctgaCTCAATTAAATCTAGACTTTCGGCTGCTTCAGCAAG ATACAAGGAATCGATCTCAAAAGGTACACGAGGTTTCAAGGAAAAACTACTTTCACGTAATAACTCAGTCAAGGAGCTGAGCAAAGGAGTTCAGCGTGAGATGAATGCAGGTATTGCTAGTGTTACAAGGATGATTGAGCGCCTAGATCCTATCTTAAAACGCACTGGAGCATCTAATCCTGATTCCAGCTTTACTGGGGGAACCTCAAATGTCTCTCATAAGGGGAAGGGTGTGCAAGAAAATGTGATCACTCCTAGTGGAAATAATGGGGAAATCTCAAATGATTTGAGTCCTGATGCATCACCTCTTGCTTCGGTTACCATCTCAGACCGAGTTGAAGTTTTTCCTTtgcag agcGGACAATGA
- the LOC117914498 gene encoding DEAD-box ATP-dependent RNA helicase 58, chloroplastic isoform X2 encodes MASLPTAQFLSLFRTFSGKSCPPRVLAPSLNSNRRTDSTVHFTQRVSNSNCNAKPAQATLNSSSITEASDIGERTLTLREICQGCVPEHVLRRIEEVGFIVPTDVQQQALPVLLSGRDCILHAQTGSGKTLTYLLLIFSVVNTKKSAVQALIVVPTRELGIQVTKVARMLAAKPMEPELEQKSCTVMALLDGGMLKRHKSWLKAEPPTIVVATVRSLCQMLEKQIFKLESMRVLVIDEVDFMFNSSKQVGSLRKLLTSYSSTNNRQTVFASASIPQHRRFLHDCIQQKWTKSDVVHVHVNPIEPMPSSLHHRFVICNKYERRQTLLSLLHSDAPECGIIFVGEQSEKSKKAGNAPSATLLIDFLKTSYGGCPDILLLEEDMNFNLRAASLSEVRQRGGYLLISTDIAARGVDLPETTHIYNFDLPRTVVDYLHRAGRAARKPFSDQKCCVTNIITSEERFVLQRLALIPLMAGSRLKATSF; translated from the exons ATGGCTTCTCTTCCAACTGCTcagtttctctctctttttcgtACTTTCTCGGGAAAATCATGTCCTCCTCGGGTTCTCGCTCCATCACTAAATTCTAATCGTAGAACCGATTCCACCGTTCACTTTACGCAGCGTGTTTCCAACTCTAATTGCAATGCCAAGCCTGCACAAGCCACTCTCAATTCTTCTTCTATAACTGAAGCATCTGATATTGGAGAGAGGACCTTGACTCTTCGAGAAATTTGCCAAGGTTGCGTACCGGAGCACGTGTTGCGTAG AATAGAAGAGGTCGGATTTATTGTGCCCACAGATGTACAGCAGCAAGCTCTGCCGGTTCTTCTTTCTGGTCGTGATTGCATACTCCATGCTCAG ACAGGTTCTGGAAAGACTCTTACATACCTACTATTGATATTTTCAGTGGTGAACACTAAAAAATCTGCTGTGCAAGCACTGATTGTGGTGCCTACTAGGGAGCTCGGAATACAA GTCACCAAAGTAGCTCGTATGCTAGCTGCAAAGCCTATGGAACCTGAATTGGAGCAGAAGTCATGTACTGTTATGGCTCTTTTAGATGGAGGAATGCTGAAAAGACACAAAAGTTGGCTAAAG GCTGAGCCCCCAACAATAGTGGTTGCAACTGTGAGAAGTTTGTGCCAAATGCTGGAGAAGCAAATTTTCAAGCTAGAATCAATGAGGGTGCTGGTAATTGATGAG GTGGATTTCatgttcaattcttcaaaacaagTTGGTTCTCTTCGAAAGCTTTTAACATCATACTCTTCAACCAATAACCGTCAGACTGTTTTTGCCAGTGCATCCATCCCCCAGCACAGACGATTCCTACATGACTGTATACAGCAGAAATGGACTAAG AGTGATGTGGTTCATGTCCACGTGAATCCAATTGAGCCCATGCCATCATCTCTACACCATAGATTTGTG ATATGTAATAAATATGAAAGGCGTCAAACTTTGCTATCCTTATTGCACTCTGATGCACCTGAGTGTGGCATAATTTTTGTTGGTGAACAG TCTGAGAAGTCAAAAAAAGCTGGAAATGCTCCATCAGCAActcttttaattgatttcttGAAGACTTCATATGGGGGTTGTCCAGATATTCTTCTTCTAGAGGAAGACATGAATTTCAATTTGCGTGCAGCTTCACTATCA GAAGTGAGACAAAGAGGAGGCTATCTTCTTATATCAACAGATATAGCAGCCAGAGGAGTCGACTTGCCTGAAACTACCCATATATACAACTTTGACCTCCCAAGAACTGTTGTAGATTATCTTCACCGAGCTGGACGAGCTGCTAGGAAACCATTCTCTGATCAGAAATGCTGTGTCACCAACATCATAACATCTGAGGAGCGGTTTGTCTTGCAGAG GCTCGCGCTAATTCCACTGATGGCAGGGTCACGCCTCAAAGCGACGTCGTTTTGA
- the LOC117914498 gene encoding DEAD-box ATP-dependent RNA helicase 58, chloroplastic isoform X1: MASLPTAQFLSLFRTFSGKSCPPRVLAPSLNSNRRTDSTVHFTQRVSNSNCNAKPAQATLNSSSITEASDIGERTLTLREICQGCVPEHVLRRIEEVGFIVPTDVQQQALPVLLSGRDCILHAQTGSGKTLTYLLLIFSVVNTKKSAVQALIVVPTRELGIQVTKVARMLAAKPMEPELEQKSCTVMALLDGGMLKRHKSWLKAEPPTIVVATVRSLCQMLEKQIFKLESMRVLVIDEVDFMFNSSKQVGSLRKLLTSYSSTNNRQTVFASASIPQHRRFLHDCIQQKWTKSDVVHVHVNPIEPMPSSLHHRFVICNKYERRQTLLSLLHSDAPECGIIFVGEQSEKSKKAGNAPSATLLIDFLKTSYGGCPDILLLEEDMNFNLRAASLSEVRQRGGYLLISTDIAARGVDLPETTHIYNFDLPRTVVDYLHRAGRAARKPFSDQKCCVTNIITSEERFVLQRYENELMFHCEELFLPTQC; this comes from the exons ATGGCTTCTCTTCCAACTGCTcagtttctctctctttttcgtACTTTCTCGGGAAAATCATGTCCTCCTCGGGTTCTCGCTCCATCACTAAATTCTAATCGTAGAACCGATTCCACCGTTCACTTTACGCAGCGTGTTTCCAACTCTAATTGCAATGCCAAGCCTGCACAAGCCACTCTCAATTCTTCTTCTATAACTGAAGCATCTGATATTGGAGAGAGGACCTTGACTCTTCGAGAAATTTGCCAAGGTTGCGTACCGGAGCACGTGTTGCGTAG AATAGAAGAGGTCGGATTTATTGTGCCCACAGATGTACAGCAGCAAGCTCTGCCGGTTCTTCTTTCTGGTCGTGATTGCATACTCCATGCTCAG ACAGGTTCTGGAAAGACTCTTACATACCTACTATTGATATTTTCAGTGGTGAACACTAAAAAATCTGCTGTGCAAGCACTGATTGTGGTGCCTACTAGGGAGCTCGGAATACAA GTCACCAAAGTAGCTCGTATGCTAGCTGCAAAGCCTATGGAACCTGAATTGGAGCAGAAGTCATGTACTGTTATGGCTCTTTTAGATGGAGGAATGCTGAAAAGACACAAAAGTTGGCTAAAG GCTGAGCCCCCAACAATAGTGGTTGCAACTGTGAGAAGTTTGTGCCAAATGCTGGAGAAGCAAATTTTCAAGCTAGAATCAATGAGGGTGCTGGTAATTGATGAG GTGGATTTCatgttcaattcttcaaaacaagTTGGTTCTCTTCGAAAGCTTTTAACATCATACTCTTCAACCAATAACCGTCAGACTGTTTTTGCCAGTGCATCCATCCCCCAGCACAGACGATTCCTACATGACTGTATACAGCAGAAATGGACTAAG AGTGATGTGGTTCATGTCCACGTGAATCCAATTGAGCCCATGCCATCATCTCTACACCATAGATTTGTG ATATGTAATAAATATGAAAGGCGTCAAACTTTGCTATCCTTATTGCACTCTGATGCACCTGAGTGTGGCATAATTTTTGTTGGTGAACAG TCTGAGAAGTCAAAAAAAGCTGGAAATGCTCCATCAGCAActcttttaattgatttcttGAAGACTTCATATGGGGGTTGTCCAGATATTCTTCTTCTAGAGGAAGACATGAATTTCAATTTGCGTGCAGCTTCACTATCA GAAGTGAGACAAAGAGGAGGCTATCTTCTTATATCAACAGATATAGCAGCCAGAGGAGTCGACTTGCCTGAAACTACCCATATATACAACTTTGACCTCCCAAGAACTGTTGTAGATTATCTTCACCGAGCTGGACGAGCTGCTAGGAAACCATTCTCTGATCAGAAATGCTGTGTCACCAACATCATAACATCTGAGGAGCGGTTTGTCTTGCAGAGGTATGAAAATGAATTGATGTTTCACTGTGAAGAACTGTTCCTACCGACCCAGTGTTAA
- the LOC117914497 gene encoding glucose-1-phosphate adenylyltransferase large subunit 3, chloroplastic/amyloplastic: MAVSTDARISLSAAGQLHGTTGLAGRSLRQVKFCNGEMMGKKLKMTQLHQGMFRNKSVGKHVCMSLTTDVAVDSKLRDLEMEKRDPRTVVAVILGGGAGTRLFPLTKRRAKPAVPIGGSYRLIDVPMSNCINSGINKVYILTQFNSASLNRHLARAYNFGSGVNFGDGYVEALAATQTPGEAGKRWFQGTADAVRQFHWLFEDQRSKEIEDVLILSGDHLYRMDYMDFVQNHRQSGADITISCLPMDDSRASDFGLMKIDNKGRVLFFSEKPKGEDLKAMEVDTKVLGLSREEAEKKPYIASMGVYVFKKEILLNLLRWRFPTANDFGSEIIPASAKEFFIKAYLFNDYWEDIGTIRSFFEANLALTAHPPRFSFYDATKPMYTSRRNLPPSKIDDSKIVDSIISHGSFLNNCFIEHSVVGIRSRVNSNVHLKDTVMLGADYYETDSEVASLLAEGRVPIGIGENTRIKDCIIDKNARIGKNVVISNSEGIQEADRSLEGFYIRSGITIILKNFTIKDGFVI; encoded by the exons ATGGCTGTGTCAACGGATGCCCGGATATCGCTTTCGGCAGCAGGCCAACTCCATGGCACAACAGGATTGGCAGGGAGGAGTTTGAGGCAGGTGAAGTTCTGCAATGGAGAGATGATGGGGAAGAAGCTGAAGATGACCCAACTTCATCAAGGGATGTTTAGAAATAAGAGTGTTGGGAAACACGTATGCATGTCTCTTACCACAGATGTTGCTGTTGATTCTAAG TTGAGGGATCTGGAGATGGAGAAGAGGGACCCACGCACAGTGGTGGCAGTTATTCTTGGTGGAGGAGCTGGTACCCGCCTTTTCCCCCTCACCAAACGCCGGGCCAAGCCTGCT GTCCCGATTGGAGGGTCATATAGGCTGATTGATGTGCCAATGAGCAACTGCATCAACAGTGGAATCAACAAGGTCTACATTCTCACTCAGTTCAATTCAGCATCACTCAACAGGCATCTTGCTCGTGCTTACAACTTTGGCAGTGGGGTCAACTTTGGAGATGGCTACGTCGAG GCTCTAGCAGCCACTCAAACTCCAGGGGAGGCTGGTAAAAGATGGTTCCAGGGCACTGCAGATGCTGTGCGGCAGTTCCATTGGCTCTTTGAG GATCAAAGAAGTAAGGAAATTGAGGATGTGCTGATTCTGTCTGGAGATCACTTATACCGAATGGACTATATGGACTTTGTTCAG AATCACCGGCAGAGTGGGGCTGATATCACCATTTCTTGTCTGCCAATGGATGACAG CCGTGCTTCAGATTTCGGTTTAATGAAGATAGACAACAAAGGAAGGGTTCTCTTCTTCAGTGAAAAGCCTAAAGGAGAAGATTTGAAGGCAAtg GAAGTAGATACAAAAGTCTTGGGACTCTCAAGGGAAGAGGCAGAAAAGAAGCCATACATTGCTTCCATGGGAGTGTATGTCTTCAAGAAGGAGATACTCCTGAATCTTTTAAG ATGGCGATTCCCGACTGCAAATGACTTCGGATCAGAGATCATCCCTGCCTCAGCTAAAGAATTCTTCATAAAG GCTTATCTATTTAATGATTATTGGGAAGACATTGGTACAATCAGATCATTCTTTGAAGCAAACCTAGCCCTTACTGCACAT CCACCAAGGTTTAGTTTTTATGATGCAACAAAGCCAATGTACACATCAAGAAGAAATTTACCACCTTCAAAGATCGATGATAGCAAG ATTGTTGATTCGATCATATCACATGGAAGCTTCTTAAACAATTGCTTCATAGAGCACAGTGTTGTCGGTATCAGGTCCCGTGTAAACTCCAATGTTCACTTAAAG GATACCGTGATGCTTGGTGCTGACTACTATGAAACCGACTCTGAAGTGGCATCACTGTTGGCTGAGGGGAGGGTTCCTATTGGAATAGGAGAAAATACAAGAATCAA AGACTGCATCATCGACAAAAATGCCAGAATTGGGAAGAATgttgttatttcaaactctgAG GGTATACAAGAAGCTGATAGATCTTTGGAAGGCTTCTACATCCGTTCTGGGATTACCATCATACTAAAAAACTTCACAATTAAGGATGGATTTGTGATATGA
- the LOC117914500 gene encoding uncharacterized GPI-anchored protein At3g06035-like: MPSSQLYLLLPLLLLPLLLINHPVQCDDEEDSLLKGINDYRATLNLTALVKNENAECFAEEMADQFNDQQCTNTTGANTVPGTEPTFDTYPKLLAKCHLNISDTREGMIMPACVPNLVASQLLSNFTQSQYSEYLNDTKYTGIGIGTEDNWMVVVLTTSTPGGSFATYNAASLVSKTSLIYHLLFLLMSFFFFL; encoded by the exons ATGCCTTCTTCACAGCTCTATCTTCTCCTCCCCCTGCTTCTTCTACCCCTTCTCTTGATCAATCACCCTGTACAATGTGATG ATGAGGAAGACAGTCTTCTTAAAGGCATAAATGACTACAGGGCAACCTTAAACTTGACGGCCCTAGTAAAGAATGAGAATGCAGAGTGCTTTGCAGAGGAAATGGCTGACCAGTTCAATGATCAACAATGCACAAATACCACAGGAGCCAACACTGTACCAGGCACGGAGCCTACATTTGATACTTACCCCAAGCTTTTGGCTAAATGCCATTTGAATATCAGCGATACAAGGGAGGGGATGATAATGCCTGCTTGTGTTCCTAACCTTGTTGCAAGCCAACTCCTCTCTAACTTCACACAGTCACAGTACTCAGAGTATCTCAATGACACTAAATATACCGGAATTGGAATAGGTACCGAAGACAACTGGATGGTTGTCGTGCTGACCACTAGCACTCCTGGAGGAAGCTTTGCAACTTACAATGCTGCCAGCTTGGTTTCCAAGACTAGTCTGATCTACCACTTGCTGTTTCTGCTGatgagttttttcttcttcttgtga